One segment of Alphaproteobacteria bacterium DNA contains the following:
- a CDS encoding ABC transporter substrate-binding protein encodes MDRIRFAAVSRNYFNMPLWVACHCGLFAEEGLDVEVELHEPIDEVTRRLEDGRVDLAFGVTEHVILDREAGGQTIIVGGNVNKLPFSFIAGKDVHCFEDLRGRTIGVSSRKAGSSSLVMKLLAAHGLEYPKDYAIEEVGPILARWEKLQSGEIDAGLQGAPLNYIAVDQGYPTLAEPRDEFQFTALHVNSRWAEENADLMARFMRAFVRAHRRFFADRETMVKIAGEETGIAEKYAITAWEEYTAAEIFPPDGDVSSAGVQALIDISAQIRALPNRRGRSAEDYIDRTWLHVAQAETAGE; translated from the coding sequence ATGGACCGGATCAGGTTTGCGGCGGTGTCGCGAAATTATTTCAACATGCCGCTCTGGGTGGCATGCCATTGCGGGCTGTTCGCGGAAGAAGGGCTCGACGTCGAAGTCGAACTGCATGAACCCATAGACGAGGTGACGCGGCGGCTTGAGGACGGGCGTGTGGATCTGGCATTCGGGGTGACGGAGCATGTGATTCTCGACCGGGAGGCCGGCGGGCAAACGATTATCGTCGGCGGCAACGTAAACAAGTTGCCGTTCTCGTTCATCGCCGGAAAGGATGTCCACTGTTTCGAGGATTTGCGGGGCAGGACCATCGGCGTGTCATCGCGCAAGGCCGGCAGTTCTTCGCTGGTCATGAAATTGCTGGCGGCGCACGGGCTGGAATACCCGAAAGATTATGCGATCGAAGAGGTCGGACCGATCCTCGCGCGCTGGGAAAAACTGCAGTCCGGTGAAATCGATGCCGGGCTGCAGGGCGCGCCGCTGAATTATATCGCCGTCGACCAGGGTTACCCCACCCTGGCGGAACCGCGCGATGAATTTCAGTTTACCGCCCTGCATGTCAACAGCCGGTGGGCGGAGGAGAACGCTGACCTGATGGCGCGCTTCATGCGCGCCTTCGTGCGTGCGCACCGTCGGTTTTTCGCGGATCGTGAGACGATGGTTAAAATTGCCGGGGAAGAAACCGGAATCGCGGAAAAATACGCGATCACGGCATGGGAGGAATATACCGCGGCGGAAATCTTTCCGCCGGATGGCGACGTCAGCAGCGCCGGCGTGCAGGCGCTGATCGATATCAGCGCCCAGATCCGGGCGCTGCCAAACCGCCGGGGCCGGTCGGCCGAAGATTATATCGACCGAACCTGGCTGCATGTCGCGCAGGCGGAAACCGCGGGGGAATAG
- a CDS encoding TauD/TfdA family dioxygenase gives MNLDISPLPQPLGAEVNELDLGSIDDAVAAALQQALSRYLVLLFRNQSITDEQLVAASGKFGTLDVPAPNPFGEPFHKRHPEINVISNIVRDGKPAGNLGAGEAVWHADMTYQDNPPRAAILYALQVPDTGGNTYFADMYRAYEALPDDLKTEIEGKAAIHDSSHNSAGMRRKGYAEITDVRQTPGAHHPLVRTDPASGRKALFLGRRPRSYIPGLSVAESDRLLDRLWAHIDNPEFYMCHEWRVGDALMWSNLEVLHRRDSFDADAQRRMHRTQIRRFHSDRDEFAAA, from the coding sequence ATGAACCTCGACATATCACCGCTGCCGCAGCCGCTCGGCGCTGAGGTCAATGAGTTGGACCTCGGCAGTATCGACGATGCCGTTGCCGCCGCCTTACAGCAGGCGCTGTCACGGTACCTGGTGCTGCTGTTCCGGAACCAGTCAATCACCGATGAACAACTCGTCGCCGCCAGCGGAAAATTCGGCACGCTGGATGTCCCGGCGCCCAACCCCTTCGGCGAACCGTTCCACAAGCGGCATCCTGAAATCAACGTGATTTCCAATATCGTCCGGGACGGCAAGCCGGCCGGCAATCTCGGCGCCGGCGAAGCGGTCTGGCATGCGGATATGACCTATCAGGACAACCCGCCGCGGGCCGCCATCCTGTACGCGCTGCAGGTTCCCGATACGGGCGGCAACACCTATTTCGCGGATATGTACCGGGCTTACGAGGCCCTGCCCGACGATCTGAAGACCGAAATCGAAGGCAAGGCGGCGATCCACGATTCCTCCCATAACAGCGCCGGCATGCGCCGCAAGGGCTATGCGGAAATAACCGATGTCCGCCAGACGCCCGGCGCGCACCATCCGCTGGTCCGCACCGATCCCGCCAGCGGGCGCAAGGCCCTGTTCCTCGGCCGCCGGCCGCGCAGCTATATCCCGGGTCTGTCGGTCGCGGAAAGCGACAGGCTGCTCGACCGGCTCTGGGCGCATATAGACAATCCGGAATTCTACATGTGCCATGAATGGCGGGTCGGCGATGCGCTGATGTGGAGCAACCTGGAAGTCCTGCACCGGCGTGATTCCTTCGACGCCGATGCGCAGCGCCGCATGCACCGGACGCAGATCCGGCGCTTTCATTCGGATCGGGATGAATTCGCTGCGGCCTGA
- a CDS encoding TerB family tellurite resistance protein has protein sequence MNVIEKLRHDTARYWDKSFLKAAMAVCALASNADDDVSLSERYRIDAVLGAVERLQVHDPHQAIGIMNEFLEHLRDDPDGWDDVLRGRISRYADDYKAARTLLRIAYLIISADGTISAGEKHEFDSICASLSVEKDRIWGEFDAATAA, from the coding sequence ATGAACGTTATCGAGAAATTGCGGCACGATACGGCGCGCTACTGGGACAAATCGTTCCTGAAAGCGGCAATGGCCGTCTGTGCTCTGGCCTCAAACGCCGACGACGACGTCAGCCTGAGCGAGCGCTACCGCATCGACGCCGTCCTTGGCGCCGTCGAACGTTTGCAGGTGCACGACCCGCACCAGGCGATAGGCATCATGAACGAATTTCTCGAACATCTTCGCGACGATCCCGATGGCTGGGACGATGTCCTGCGCGGCAGGATTTCCCGTTATGCCGACGATTACAAGGCCGCACGGACATTGCTGCGCATTGCGTATCTGATCATTTCCGCCGATGGTACGATTTCGGCTGGCGAAAAACACGAATTCGACAGTATCTGCGCCAGTCTCTCGGTCGAAAAAGACCGGATATGGGGTGAATTCGACGCCGCCACCGCAGCGTAA
- a CDS encoding tripartite tricarboxylate transporter permease translates to MEHLPAAFGLVFDPYVLFVIFTAAIFGLFVGAIPGLTATMATALLIPITFFMDPVPAIGAVISCSAMAVFAGDIPAALLRMPGTPSSAAYTDEAYAMTRTGRGELALGIAVVCSAIGGLMGSVALALSAPVLAELALNFTSLEYFWLACLGLTCSALITTGNPVKGVISLLIGLMVATTGEDIMSGYPRFSFGNPELAAGIDLIPAMIGMFAVSELIRNAATMKSYIRPELGKVGSIFRNLLPTLIRYKVNMVRGWVVGVLVGALPGAGGGMAAWICMALAKKFSREPEKFGTGHPEGMVEATSANNASLGGAWVPALVFGIPGDAITAIVIGVLFMKGLSPGPTIFMHAGDLLYALFVIFFISNIAMVFIGWAAIRISRHVITVPREILVPVILLFCIVGSFAINSSMLGVSVMLVLGLVAYFMEENEIPVAPAILGIVLGRMVEENFFNSLAKGRGDPTVFFDRPISAVLGAITLTIWLLPLILRFVKSMQTRRAQAG, encoded by the coding sequence TTGGAACACCTCCCTGCCGCCTTCGGGCTCGTTTTCGACCCCTACGTATTGTTCGTCATCTTTACAGCCGCCATTTTCGGTCTTTTCGTCGGCGCCATTCCCGGCCTGACGGCGACAATGGCCACGGCCCTTCTGATCCCGATAACCTTTTTCATGGACCCCGTTCCGGCAATCGGTGCGGTCATCAGTTGCAGCGCCATGGCGGTTTTCGCCGGCGACATTCCGGCGGCACTGCTGCGCATGCCGGGGACCCCCTCCTCGGCCGCGTATACCGACGAAGCCTACGCCATGACCCGGACGGGCAGGGGCGAACTCGCGCTCGGTATTGCCGTCGTCTGTTCCGCGATCGGCGGGTTGATGGGCAGCGTTGCGCTTGCCTTATCCGCCCCGGTCCTGGCGGAACTCGCCCTGAACTTCACGTCGCTGGAATATTTCTGGCTGGCCTGCCTCGGCCTCACCTGTTCGGCCCTGATCACCACGGGAAACCCGGTGAAAGGCGTTATCTCGCTGCTGATCGGTCTGATGGTCGCCACGACAGGCGAGGATATCATGAGCGGGTATCCCCGCTTCTCCTTCGGCAATCCCGAACTCGCCGCCGGCATCGACCTGATTCCGGCAATGATCGGCATGTTCGCCGTCTCCGAACTGATCCGGAACGCCGCAACAATGAAAAGTTATATCCGGCCGGAACTCGGCAAGGTCGGCTCGATTTTCCGGAACCTGCTGCCGACCTTGATCAGGTACAAGGTCAACATGGTTCGCGGATGGGTGGTCGGCGTGCTGGTCGGGGCATTGCCGGGCGCCGGTGGCGGCATGGCGGCATGGATATGCATGGCGCTGGCCAAGAAATTTTCCAGGGAACCCGAAAAATTCGGCACCGGCCATCCCGAAGGCATGGTCGAGGCCACCTCGGCCAACAATGCGTCCCTGGGCGGCGCCTGGGTGCCGGCCCTGGTATTCGGCATTCCCGGCGATGCCATCACCGCCATCGTCATCGGCGTGCTGTTCATGAAGGGCCTGTCGCCGGGGCCGACCATCTTCATGCATGCCGGGGATCTGCTATACGCATTATTCGTCATTTTCTTCATTTCGAATATCGCGATGGTCTTCATCGGCTGGGCGGCGATCCGGATATCGCGTCATGTCATAACCGTGCCGCGCGAGATCCTGGTGCCGGTCATCCTGTTGTTCTGCATTGTCGGGTCATTCGCCATCAATTCGTCGATGCTGGGTGTTTCGGTGATGCTGGTACTGGGTCTCGTCGCCTATTTCATGGAGGAGAACGAGATTCCCGTTGCCCCGGCAATCCTTGGCATCGTGCTGGGCCGGATGGTGGAGGAAAATTTCTTCAACTCACTGGCCAAGGGCCGTGGCGATCCAACCGTTTTCTTCGACCGCCCGATTTCGGCGGTACTCGGCGCCATCACCCTGACGATCTGGTTGCTGCCGCTCATTTTGCGGTTTGTAAAATCGATGCAGACGCGCCGCGCGCAGGCGGGGTGA
- a CDS encoding ABC transporter substrate-binding protein, which translates to MTATNVNFAVALRATAECLGMFAAEVGLFAANGIAFQLKGFETAAEKGMAGLSDGTWDYLEIGVTPLIPRIADGEDPVVLLATTAVNSNFLMGRRDVTDLAMLAGGRIGCLSNTGQTAFAANTVLSKYGVADAVELVALGTYPAIFAAVAAGEVQGAILAADYRFHGVVHHGMNALADIGAATGLPGTALISTRRIVARNPALTLGIVRTYVQAIERFKSDPGTAIPFLHRHLNIDEAEVVSGIHGYFAETFERLPYPAAENIRIAIDETAKKRPDAARLTPDDLIDTSFLDSIASELRG; encoded by the coding sequence ATGACGGCGACAAACGTTAATTTTGCAGTGGCGCTGCGGGCGACAGCGGAATGCCTCGGCATGTTCGCGGCGGAGGTCGGGCTGTTCGCCGCGAACGGGATCGCGTTTCAGTTGAAGGGGTTTGAGACCGCAGCGGAAAAAGGCATGGCGGGGTTGAGCGACGGGACGTGGGATTACCTGGAAATCGGAGTAACGCCGCTGATTCCGCGCATTGCCGACGGGGAGGATCCTGTGGTGCTGCTGGCGACCACGGCGGTCAATTCGAATTTTCTGATGGGGCGTCGGGATGTGACGGATCTGGCGATGCTGGCGGGGGGCAGGATCGGCTGCCTGTCCAATACGGGCCAGACGGCCTTTGCCGCCAATACGGTGCTGTCAAAATACGGCGTTGCCGATGCCGTCGAACTGGTGGCGCTGGGTACCTATCCCGCCATCTTTGCCGCCGTTGCGGCGGGCGAGGTGCAGGGCGCCATCCTGGCCGCCGACTACCGTTTTCACGGCGTGGTGCATCACGGGATGAACGCGCTGGCGGATATCGGCGCGGCCACGGGCCTGCCGGGCACGGCGCTGATATCCACCCGTCGCATCGTCGCCCGGAACCCGGCGCTGACCCTGGGCATCGTGCGGACCTATGTTCAGGCTATCGAGCGCTTCAAGTCCGATCCCGGTACGGCGATCCCGTTTCTGCACCGCCATCTGAATATCGACGAAGCGGAAGTCGTTTCCGGAATCCACGGGTATTTCGCGGAAACCTTCGAGCGACTGCCTTATCCGGCAGCGGAAAACATCCGGATCGCAATCGACGAGACCGCGAAAAAACGTCCGGATGCCGCACGTCTTACGCCGGACGATCTGATCGATACCAGCTTCCTGGATAGTATCGCGTCGGAATTGCGCGGGTAG